In Natator depressus isolate rNatDep1 chromosome 9, rNatDep2.hap1, whole genome shotgun sequence, a single genomic region encodes these proteins:
- the B3GNT5 gene encoding lactosylceramide 1,3-N-acetyl-beta-D-glucosaminyltransferase, with protein MFVSARKVKKCQFVQILATCFVLSLMIFWTPLDNHIVSHMKSYSYRYLINSYNFVNNSLSVSRDNLDRVARYQYLINHKEKCQQQEVLLLLFVKTSPENRYRRDAIRQTWGNEKYVHSHLNANIKTVFALGRPTDHMQRAQMQRKLLKEDQKYNDLIQQDFLDTFHNLTLKLLLQFGWVNAYCPHAKFIMSADDDIFIHMPNLVAYLQSLVEIGIQDVWIGRVHRGAPPVRDKTSKYYVPYEMYQWPSYPDYTAGAAYVVSSDVAAKVYEASQTLNTSLYIDDVFMGLCANKMGIVPQYHVFFSGEGKAPYHPCIYNKMITSHGHVADLHHLWKQATDPKVKSFSSRFLGRLYCKIVNIMLLCKLHYEDTYPCSAAFS; from the coding sequence ATGTTTGTTAGTGCCAGGAAAGTCAAAAAATGCCAGTTTGTGCAGATACTTGCCACTTGCTTTGTATTGTCTCTCATGATTTTCTGGACACCACTTGATAATCATATTGTGAGCCATATGAAGTCCTATTCTTACAGATACCTCATAAATAGCTACAACTTCGTGAATAATAGCCTGTCCGTTAGCAGGGACAACTTGGACAGGGTAGCAAGATACCAGTATTTGATCAACCACAAGGAGAAATGTCAACAGCAAGAGGTCCTCCTTCTATTGTTTGTAAAGACTTCTCCAGAAAACCGGTATCGGCGAGATGCAATTCGACAAACCTGGGGTAATGAGAAATATGTACATTCTCATCTTAATGCCAACATTAAAACTGTTTTTGCTTTAGGACGACCAACAGATCATATGCAGAGAGCACAGATGCAAAGAAAACTTCTAAAGGAAGACCAGAAGTATAATGATTTGATCCAACAAGACTTCTTGGATACTTTTCACAATCTTACCCTTAAGTTACTTTTGCAGTTTGGATGGGTGAATGCATACTGCCCACATGCCAAGTTCATTATGTCTGCAGATGATGATATTTTTATTCACATGCCAAATCTTGTTGCATATCTCCAAAGTCTAGTGGAAATTGGTATTCAAGATGTCTGGATTGGGCGTGTCCATCGTGGAGCTCCTCCCGTGAGAGATAAGACTAGCAAATACTATGTTCCATATGAAATGTACCAGTGGCCTTCTTATCCTGACTACACAGCTGGAGCCGCATATGTAGTATCAAGTGATGTAGCAGCTAAAGTATATGAGGCTTCACAGACCCTTAATACAAGTCTTTATATAGATGATGTTTTCATGGGTCTCTGTGCCAATAAAATGGGAATTGTACCACAATATCATGTATTCTTTTCTGGGGAAGGAAAGGCTCCATATCATCCCTGCATCTATAACAAAATGATAACCTCCCATGGACATGTGGCAGACCTTCATCACCTTTGGAAGCAGGCAACAGATCCAAAAGTCAAAAGCTTTTCCTCTAGATTTTTGGGTAGACTATATTGCAAAATAGTTAACATTATGCTTCTTTGCAAACTACACTATGAGGACACGTATCCCTGTTCAGCTGCATTTTCCTAA